ACGGAAAGCCGCCCTTCATCGGCGAAACGTTCCATCAACGCCGCATCCTCCGGCGACAGCGCCACGGCGACAAGAGACAGTCCACACTCTTTCGCGTACCGCTCCACCACATCGGCGCACAGGGCCTCGTACCGCCCGTCCCAGGGGCGCAGATTGACCAGCAGGTTTCCCCTGTCCGCCTCGCCCCGGTCCATCGCCCCCAGCAGAAACGCAGGATCGGGAGCCAGCTCCCCGCTCATTCCCATGGACGCAAGCAGCTCCAGAGAGGGGCGATCCCGGACACACCGGGGACTGCAGGAAACGAGGGTTCCCCTGGCAAGCCACCGCCCCAGCCGGCTCCGCAAGGGGCCGATGGACTGCCCGAAAACCCACGGACGGCACCCTGCCCTCCGGGCCAGACGAACGACCCCCCAATAGTAGAGGCAGGAGCGGACGCTGGTGGCATCCTGCAGGAGTCCGCCGCCGCCCAGCAGAAGCGTCCGGCTCGAACGGAGCGCCTTCCACACCTCCCGGGGACGCCACCTGTTGACGGCCGCGACACCGAACCGTTGGGAGATCGCCCCGGGGTCGGCGCTCAGAACACACTGTCTGCGGCGGGGAATCCCCAGCCGTTCCAGCCCGCCGGTGAGCGTCGCCGCCAGCACCTCGTCGCCGAGGTTGCCGAAA
This portion of the Synergistales bacterium genome encodes:
- the csaB gene encoding polysaccharide pyruvyl transferase CsaB, producing MPRKRRSFDVALCGYYGFGNLGDEVLAATLTGGLERLGIPRRRQCVLSADPGAISQRFGVAAVNRWRPREVWKALRSSRTLLLGGGGLLQDATSVRSCLYYWGVVRLARRAGCRPWVFGQSIGPLRSRLGRWLARGTLVSCSPRCVRDRPSLELLASMGMSGELAPDPAFLLGAMDRGEADRGNLLVNLRPWDGRYEALCADVVERYAKECGLSLVAVALSPEDAALMERFADEGRLSVETIESVRGPEEIAGIWAMGDRAAGMRLHFVLFSVLCARPVTVLPYDPKVRALAGSCGIPLWEGRGALPNPQSASVDPQQAARQVERVLGQAWTSVREGMADGG